In a single window of the Geotrypetes seraphini chromosome 11, aGeoSer1.1, whole genome shotgun sequence genome:
- the PDRG1 gene encoding p53 and DNA damage-regulated protein 1 isoform X2 codes for MPQDPEIVLQFLQEVEERAEEVLTDKQQIVYLDLKRNQNREALRALQREAAETDMLMVCFGNMFIQFPKTKIRDMIQIDQEYLDEETARLQTELKIKVNQN; via the exons ATGCCTCAGGATCCAGAGATTGTGTTGCAGTTcttgcaggaggtggaagaacgTGCAGAGGAGGTCCTAACTGATAAGCAACAG ATTGTTTACCTGgatttaaaaagaaaccaaaatcgTGAGGCATTAAGAGCCCTTCAGAGGGAGGCAGCAGAAACTG ATATGTTAATGGTTTGCTTTGGGAACATGTTTATCCAGTTTCCAAAAACCAAGATAAGAGATATGATCCAGATAG ACCAGGAATACCTGGATGAAGAGACTGCAAGACTTCAAACAGAGTTAAAGATAAAG